In Alkalihalobacillus sp. AL-G, the genomic stretch ATCTTTTCTTAATGTGTAGTGCATAAAAAAACCTTCCCGCTCTAAAAAATGAGCAGAAAGGTTTATATGTATAAAGCCCTTCATCTCATCTTCCAAAGCATCTGCTTTGCAGGAATTGGCACCTTTTCAAACCACAAAATCAGTTTGACGGTTGCCGGGCTTCATAGGGCCAGTCCCTCCACCTCTCTAGATAAGATCTAGTTTATTCAATTATTGCTTTTTCAAGCATGTGAGCATTGTAGCATGGGTAAAAATCTTGTGTCAATAATTATTTCATGTGAGATGTTTTTTATGGGATGCTATGATACTGTTTAACCTATAATACTTCTAAAAGTAAAGGAGAATGCAGCGTGGAACAAACGCTTTCCTTTTGCCTGAAAAAGCATGCTTCGGAAGAACGTGTTTGTCTCGAAGATTTTAAAGGAAAACCTGTCCTCTTACAGTTTTGGGTTTCGTGGTGTCCCGATTGCATGAGAGAGGTTCCGTTACTAGAGCAATTTTATCGTTCGATTTCCAATAATGAATTCGTGACCTTGACGATTAACGTGACTGGACGGGAAGGAACAAAGGGACAAAGAGATGCATTCATCAGCAATCTTTCAATGACCGTACCGGTATTGCTTGATGAGGGTACAAGCGTATACGACCAATACGAATGCACCTCTGTACCAACAACGATTTTACTTAATACTAATCATGATATCGTTGGAAGATTTACAGATGATCATCGTTTTCAGGACGTATTATACGGCATTTCTCGATTGCTCACTAGCTAAGTGAAAAATCGATTCCAGCTTTAACTGGATACGATAGGGAGCGGTCACGTTTATCCGTTTCTCTTTTACAAGTTGAGATAGTCTCGCATCCCCGCACAAGAGCATTTGAATAGAAGCATAGCTCCCAGAGATTTGGATAACTTCCTCGTTCACATCCTCCGTGTGAACTACCTGACAGGAACGTTTACATAAATGGACGGTCACGCTTTCATGATTATCATTAATCGAGACATAGTAATCCTTTAGCCGGAAAAAAGGCGATAAGTATGTACAACCATGATAATGAGCCGAAAACAGTTCAATCAACTGATGGATTCTCATCCTGTCCCCTCGCTTTCTATCAATGCTACTCCTACTTTTCACTTTTCGAGGGGCAAGCAGATGAATCCTTTAATAATCCTTCGACAGTTTATCTACCAAATTCCGCAAACTACCTAACAAGCACAATTATCCGACAGCACTCATCAAAAACGGGTAAAAAAAACGTAGCAAAGCCAAGATTAGGCGGGGCTGAGCCATAAGGGATGGCCTTAAGGCCGCTAACGTTGATACTTTAGAAGTAAACTTTCCCTAAAGTCGGCAATCCTTCATGTTGAAAAGTTATATTTTTCTATCGTGAACACAAAAGAGGCTGACCATAATTCGTCAACCTCCTCTTTATTTGTCTGACTGGATGATAAGCAGAAACAAACACGTCAAAACGTCATGACATTTGCCATGACTTAGCTTTAGTGCGTATTAGACGGATGTTCATGCTTCCATCGATGCTGTTTATCGTCATCACGATTACCATGAATAAAATCCAATTGCAAACGCTCGAGCTTTTTTAATTGACCTGGGGGTATGTGTTCACCATGCCCTTTGTGTAAATGAAACTCGAGCAAGGTTAGCAATTGATCTTTAACATTTCGATCATCTTTATCTACGGATTGATTCATCGACGTTTTCGGGTTTTCTTCCTTAGCATTTTCCGAGTTTTCTTTCTTAGCGTTTTCGTTCTTTTTTGGCAAGGTTTGAATACCTTTCTCGGTCACTCCCGCATCAGGCTTATCTTTTTCAACAATTTTCGTTTTAGGCTGTTCTGATGAAGTTGATGACTGATCTGAATCGTCAGGATTAACTAAATCATCCCCATCCCTATCATTGTGTGTACGACTTACCTGCTGGATTGGTACAGTAAGCTCCATTGTTGACTCCACTTTGTCAGAGTCATCGTTTAATTTTATCGCTGCTATGTTTTTTAACTCTGTATATGAAAGTTCACTTGCCTTTTCAAGAGTTAGAGTTCTTCCGTTCTTCAATGCATCTTGATAAACAAGATATTTCCCCATTGAAACACCGTGCTTATTTGCCTCGTCTCTTGTCGATGATGTTGTTGTAAATACAGCGACACTCATATCGACCAATCTCGGATCTTCTCTAATTTCGTTAACGGATTCTTCCAATAACTGCTTCACTTCAGATTGTAGTGATTCATCATTTAGAGATGTGGTAATTAAAAGGTCATGATAAGTATCCAGGTAACCATTCTTATCTAACATCTCAAATAAGGATTGGGAAAAATACAATAAAGACGTATCTTGAAAACCGTCCGAACTACTTAACAGCTTTTCAGCATCTTCATTCAACGCACGGACTTTGACGATATTCATATCATCATCGACCGCGACTTCAATGCTAGGGTTGATATCAAAGCTAACATAAGCTGCTGCTGACGCCTTGTTTTGTCCAAACGGAAAAGCACCTGCGACCAAAACAAAAATAATTAGGATTGATAAGGCAAGGGAAAAAGCTGGCAGGACCATTCTTTTCATGGGCATATAAGAATACTTCGGCTCCATTGGATAAATGTATTCCTGACCTATTGTAGGCTGTTTACCATTTTTTAACCGGACTCGCACAAAGCTTCCATCCTTTGTGAGAATTATAGCTTTGTGCTTTGTAACATTCATGACTACTCCGCGCTTCACTCATTGTCTCCTCCTTTCCATCCGATATTAAGAGGGTTCAATGTAAGACTTCAGCGAAGTGTACCCTCCGATATAGATCAATGCAATCGCTATTATATACTTTCGATTACGCTCAATCGTTTTACGACTGCATGAGACCATATTTAATAAATCTTTTATCGGCAATTGCTTTTTTTCGGATAGATAGGATGCAAGCTCCTCATTCTCTGCAAGCAATTTTGCTATTTGTTTTGCGTTTTCACGGGCATCAATATGCTTGGGGCAATTTTTACTTAGAACCTTGAAGGTTATTCCATAATCCTTCAGCAGCTCTTGAAATTCCTCAATCTCATACACTCGCGTTTCGATTTGCTTTTGCTGTTCAAAATGATCGATGGCAGCCTTCTGCTCTGCATAGCTGTCCTCTAAACGCCCTTCTTCATCCATCTCTTCCGGTTCGAGAAAAATATACCGGTTTTGACGGGCTTCTTTACGGATATAATCAATCACCCTGCGACGTATAACCATATCAGCGAAGGTTAAAAATCTACTCCCCTGTCCCTCTTGATACTGGTTGATCGCTTCGTTGAATGCAGTAAGACCAACGCTGTACTCATCTCGGGAGTGGTCAATATACTGATTACACACTTTTGATGTCACTTTTTTGATAAAGGGCTGATAATCCTCCAACAATTCATTACGAAGGTAATCGTCACCCTTGGCTATTTTCTTAACTTTATCTTCAATTGTTAATGGTTTGTTGTATTTTGGTTTTACAAGTAAGTTTAAATTCATTGATGTCATTTTGTATCCACCTCGCTACGTTCAAGTATCAAACTTTTTGCTTGAGGAGTTCCTATTATGAAATTGGATTTTCTATTTTTAAAAATCCCATAACTCATTTATACCATTGTTTTGAGTGTTTGAAGGATACAATTTGATAACAATGTTACAAGCCTTTTAACATTTGTAACGCTAGCTTATTATAACAGACTTGTTTAAATCTTCTGATAAGTATCTGATCCATCGATTTTGAATTCGTTGACCTGCTTTTTCATAGGATTAAAGGTAGTATCAGCTAAGCTTCACCTATTAAAGTTGGGCTTAAACAATTTTTCCAAAGGTGCAATTTTGACATAAACAAGGAAAAATCATCCATCAATTTTTTCTGTTTTTCTTTAAAAACAATTTGATACGGATGATTATTTAATGATAGGAACCGCTGCAAGTCCCTTTTATGTTAGTAAAATACCCTTATTTAACTGTAAAGAAAACTTGCAATTTCTCAAAAATATAATCGACGGAACGAAACGAATACAGCTTTTCTCGGACTTTTCCGCCTGAGATGAACAGTAAACAGGGTACACTTTCAATTTCCCATTGCACCGCCATTTCTGGATGCAAATTCAGATTACATTCGAATAGTTCGATTGATTCGGCCCCTAACGCCTCATCAGTGATCTTCAACATTTGACTTGCAAGCTTACACGTTCCACAAAGAGGTGTGTAGAAAAAAACGACTGATTTTTTACTCGATGTTTGCAACTTGCTGATGTCTGTTTGACTGATTTCCTTTACCACAACAAAGATATCCCCTTTTAAACTTCTCATTAATCTAACTGAAATTGTATAAGACGGTCATCCTCTTCCGTCGGAGTTCCCCTTCCATCACGGTTGCTTGTGACGGCATACAATACTCCATCACTTATGTTAATATCTCTCACCCGACCGAATCCACTTGCCCACATTCTATCGGTTTGTTGCGCAAGATCAAATACTCGGATTTGTTCACCCGCTAGACAGGCGACATACAATCTCGACCCGATTGCATCCATGCCAGAAGGAGCCCAGGTTTGATTTCCTGAGTGAAAAAGTGGAGTAATCATCCCCTCTCTTTCCTCGTCCCCTTGAATAATTGGCCAGCCATAATTCCCACCTGGAACGATGCGATTGATTTCATCATGAGCACTTGCCCCATGTTCGGAACTGTACATCTGACCATCATCTGTCCAAGCCATTCCCTGCGGATTCCGATGTCCGTATGAATAGATCGGGGATCCTTTAAAGGGATTATCATTCGGGATGCTGCCATCCAGGTTTACACGTAAGATTTTCCCTGCCAAACTGTTCAGGTTTTGTGCTAGAGCTTGTTCTCCAGCATCTCCAGTCGTAATATAAAGCTTTCCATCAGGTCCTATTTGCAAACGTCCCCCATTATGTATCGGACTTCCAGGAATGTTTTCAATGATAACATCTATTTCGCGCCATTCAGTTCCATTCTTTTGAACCTTCACGATCCGATTGAGGAGTTGGCCCTGCTCCGTGTAAGTATGGTAAATGTAAGCTTGCATAGGGCTTGTGTTTTCAATCAATAGAAAACCAAGAAATCCACCTTCTGTTCTTGAAACAATTTGTTTGCTTAGTTGAAGGGGTTCTCGCTGAATCGAGCCATCTTTTGCGTGTACAATATTTCCGGCTCGTTCCGAAAGATAAAACTCAGCTGGTCCTAAGACATTGATTTGCCATGGGACATTTAGGTTCGTTACAAGTACTTGTCCTGCTTGATTTTGTCTTGTATCACTATTCGCCGGTACTGTCGGTTGATCCTCTTTGCTAGGAGTCTCATTGGAAAAACATCCGGTAAGTATGAGTACAAAAACGAAGGGATAAATGTACTTCATGTCATACACCACCATCTAATAAATAGGATTCATTAATTTGAAAATGGGCGTTCAAAAGAATTTTTGCCAAATATAGAAATGGGGTTTCGGCAACTTCCTTGTATATCCGGTTTGTATAAAGATGTTGTGCATTTGGCAATTCTCGTTTAAAAACATCCCGTAGCTTTTTGCCTGCATCGTCTTCATCAACAAGAATATAAACGTCTTTATGCTCGATTGTGTCGATAAGGGCTTCCAGCTTTTCATAGCCGATTGTTCCATGTGTACAAAGGATTTCCACCGGTTCCTTCAGTAATTTCATCACTTTTCTTCGGTCAGACTTCCCTTCCACAATCAGAACTTTCTCATTTGAGTCACACATTCGAATCCCCACCCACATTATGCACTTTTTAAAATTTGAAAAATTATCCTATTGTATGAAAAAGGATTGACCTGAGCAGCGAACAAGCTTCTCCAGCATAATTAGTATGAACCTACTAAACCATACTGCATGGAGTGAACCTGACCCTGGTGAGTCAATCCTAAAAAATGTGTTGAACCTCCTAGCACCAACCGAATTCACAATCATCGACAAGCTGCTTATTCTGATTTGGCGAATTTGAATCCTGTCGGTACACCTTTTCTTGATCAAATTCAAACCCTTCGCTCATTTCATACAGGTTGCCTTGGTTTGTAAAGACGATCTTACCAATCTTATCCTTGTTCAAATACAGTGACATGCTTCCTTGGTCCATTTTTCCGTAGACCTTGCTTGTAACATCCGTTCGGGAACGCTGTTGATCCACGTTACTCACACCCTTCTACTGAATAATTAATACTATTTTATCCAGCAATGAAGTTCATGAACCAATTTTTTTGCCCCCAAAAAAAAGCTTCAACGCCTTGGGTAGCCATCAAGATCACTCGAAGACCACCGGGAGGCTGTCGCCGCCGCATGTGGGCTGGAGTGTGATCCGAGGGGCTATGCGCTGAAGCCGGATATAACGTCTACTCGTCACTTACCATTTTTTCATAATCTTCTGCTGTCATGAGCTTGTCCAATTCACCTTCATCAGACAATTCAATTACGACCATCCA encodes the following:
- the sigI gene encoding RNA polymerase sigma-I factor, which gives rise to MNLNLLVKPKYNKPLTIEDKVKKIAKGDDYLRNELLEDYQPFIKKVTSKVCNQYIDHSRDEYSVGLTAFNEAINQYQEGQGSRFLTFADMVIRRRVIDYIRKEARQNRYIFLEPEEMDEEGRLEDSYAEQKAAIDHFEQQKQIETRVYEIEEFQELLKDYGITFKVLSKNCPKHIDARENAKQIAKLLAENEELASYLSEKKQLPIKDLLNMVSCSRKTIERNRKYIIAIALIYIGGYTSLKSYIEPS
- a CDS encoding anti-sigma factor domain-containing protein → MKRGVVMNVTKHKAIILTKDGSFVRVRLKNGKQPTIGQEYIYPMEPKYSYMPMKRMVLPAFSLALSILIIFVLVAGAFPFGQNKASAAAYVSFDINPSIEVAVDDDMNIVKVRALNEDAEKLLSSSDGFQDTSLLYFSQSLFEMLDKNGYLDTYHDLLITTSLNDESLQSEVKQLLEESVNEIREDPRLVDMSVAVFTTTSSTRDEANKHGVSMGKYLVYQDALKNGRTLTLEKASELSYTELKNIAAIKLNDDSDKVESTMELTVPIQQVSRTHNDRDGDDLVNPDDSDQSSTSSEQPKTKIVEKDKPDAGVTEKGIQTLPKKNENAKKENSENAKEENPKTSMNQSVDKDDRNVKDQLLTLLEFHLHKGHGEHIPPGQLKKLERLQLDFIHGNRDDDKQHRWKHEHPSNTH
- a CDS encoding sorbosone dehydrogenase family protein, whose product is MKYIYPFVFVLILTGCFSNETPSKEDQPTVPANSDTRQNQAGQVLVTNLNVPWQINVLGPAEFYLSERAGNIVHAKDGSIQREPLQLSKQIVSRTEGGFLGFLLIENTSPMQAYIYHTYTEQGQLLNRIVKVQKNGTEWREIDVIIENIPGSPIHNGGRLQIGPDGKLYITTGDAGEQALAQNLNSLAGKILRVNLDGSIPNDNPFKGSPIYSYGHRNPQGMAWTDDGQMYSSEHGASAHDEINRIVPGGNYGWPIIQGDEEREGMITPLFHSGNQTWAPSGMDAIGSRLYVACLAGEQIRVFDLAQQTDRMWASGFGRVRDINISDGVLYAVTSNRDGRGTPTEEDDRLIQFQLD
- a CDS encoding YusG family protein, producing MDQQRSRTDVTSKVYGKMDQGSMSLYLNKDKIGKIVFTNQGNLYEMSEGFEFDQEKVYRQDSNSPNQNKQLVDDCEFGWC
- a CDS encoding thioredoxin family protein is translated as MVKEISQTDISKLQTSSKKSVVFFYTPLCGTCKLASQMLKITDEALGAESIELFECNLNLHPEMAVQWEIESVPCLLFISGGKVREKLYSFRSVDYIFEKLQVFFTVK
- a CDS encoding TlpA disulfide reductase family protein, with protein sequence MEQTLSFCLKKHASEERVCLEDFKGKPVLLQFWVSWCPDCMREVPLLEQFYRSISNNEFVTLTINVTGREGTKGQRDAFISNLSMTVPVLLDEGTSVYDQYECTSVPTTILLNTNHDIVGRFTDDHRFQDVLYGISRLLTS